A genome region from Pirellulales bacterium includes the following:
- the hemE gene encoding uroporphyrinogen decarboxylase, translated as MPNDVPGFSGLRVAAFESRRADEMARLIERMGGVASVSPSLREVPLTTNPDAVDFAYHLISGQIDIVVLMTGVGLRHLVAQVERHVPRDRFLASLSDVTTVARGPKPVTVLRELGITPTWRVPEPNTWREVLATIDQHVPVRNQIVAVQEYGLPNASLVAGLEARGAGVRTVKVYEWDFPEDTRPLADNVRAIAAGERDLALFTSAHQVVNMLRMAEQLEVTPSLRQQFRRMVVASIGPTTSETLRDNDLTVDVEPEHSKMGHLVAAAAAQGPELHRRKQPITTSGNGARHQPSTLGPARGPWDDGPFMKACRLEPTDRTPIWLMRQAGRYMAEYRAVRSKTTFLELCRNPQLCTEVMLTAVERLNVDAAIIFADLLPMLEPMGLDLEFAAGEGPVIHNPVRDAADVDRVVELVDVDSLDFVMETVRLTRAGLPAQIPVLGFAGAPFTLASYTIEGGASRSYLHTKTLMYRDPGAWDELMSRLARSVTRYLNAQVAAGAQAVQLFDSWVGCLGPDDYRRYVLPYTRSIIEGITPGVPVINFATGNPALLPLLAEAGGHVIGVDWRIRLDDAWRAVGEGRGVQGNLDPLVLLSEPDEIRRRAKDVLDQAAGRPGHIFNLGHGVMPQTPVENVIALVEAVHELGARRRG; from the coding sequence ATGCCCAACGACGTGCCAGGTTTCAGCGGATTGCGTGTAGCGGCGTTCGAGAGCCGTCGCGCCGACGAGATGGCACGTCTGATTGAGCGCATGGGGGGTGTTGCTTCGGTCAGCCCGTCTTTGCGTGAAGTACCGCTGACGACCAATCCCGACGCCGTCGACTTCGCCTATCACTTGATTAGCGGCCAGATCGATATCGTGGTGCTGATGACCGGCGTGGGCTTGCGCCACTTGGTGGCGCAGGTCGAGCGGCACGTCCCGCGCGACCGCTTTTTGGCGTCGCTTTCGGACGTGACGACGGTCGCGCGCGGGCCCAAGCCCGTGACTGTGTTGCGCGAGCTAGGGATCACTCCCACCTGGCGCGTGCCCGAGCCGAACACCTGGCGCGAGGTGTTGGCCACGATCGATCAGCACGTGCCCGTCAGAAATCAGATCGTTGCGGTGCAGGAATATGGCCTGCCCAATGCCAGCCTGGTCGCTGGGCTGGAAGCGCGCGGAGCTGGCGTGCGCACCGTCAAAGTTTACGAGTGGGATTTTCCCGAGGATACCCGGCCGCTCGCGGACAATGTCCGCGCGATTGCCGCCGGCGAGCGAGACCTGGCCTTGTTCACGTCGGCCCACCAGGTGGTGAACATGCTGCGGATGGCCGAGCAATTGGAAGTGACGCCGTCGCTACGGCAGCAATTCCGCCGCATGGTGGTCGCCTCGATCGGCCCCACGACCAGCGAAACGCTGCGCGACAACGATCTGACGGTCGACGTCGAACCAGAACATTCCAAGATGGGGCACCTGGTCGCGGCGGCAGCCGCCCAAGGCCCCGAACTGCACCGGCGCAAGCAGCCCATCACCACATCGGGCAATGGTGCCCGGCACCAACCCTCTACCCTCGGGCCGGCGCGAGGGCCCTGGGACGACGGCCCGTTTATGAAGGCCTGCCGCCTCGAGCCGACCGATCGCACTCCGATCTGGTTGATGCGTCAGGCCGGGCGCTACATGGCCGAGTACCGCGCCGTGCGCTCGAAGACGACATTTTTAGAGCTGTGCCGTAACCCGCAGCTCTGCACCGAAGTCATGCTCACGGCCGTGGAGCGCTTGAACGTCGATGCGGCGATCATCTTTGCCGATCTGTTGCCCATGCTCGAGCCGATGGGGCTGGATCTGGAGTTTGCCGCCGGCGAAGGTCCGGTGATCCATAATCCCGTGCGCGACGCGGCCGACGTCGATCGTGTCGTCGAGCTTGTGGACGTCGATTCGCTCGACTTCGTCATGGAGACCGTGCGGCTGACGCGCGCCGGCTTGCCCGCCCAGATTCCCGTGCTGGGATTTGCCGGCGCGCCGTTCACGCTCGCCAGCTACACGATCGAAGGGGGCGCGAGTCGCAGCTATCTGCACACCAAGACGCTGATGTACCGTGATCCCGGCGCGTGGGATGAACTGATGTCGCGGCTGGCGCGCAGCGTAACACGGTACTTGAATGCGCAAGTCGCAGCCGGCGCCCAGGCCGTGCAACTGTTCGACAGTTGGGTAGGTTGCCTGGGACCGGACGACTATCGCCGTTACGTGCTGCCCTACACGCGCTCGATCATCGAAGGAATCACGCCGGGCGTGCCCGTCATTAATTTTGCCACTGGCAATCCGGCACTGTTGCCTTTATTGGCCGAAGCCGGTGGGCATGTGATTGGCGTCGACTGGAGGATTCGTCTGGATGATGCCTGGCGTGCCGTCGGCGAAGGGCGCGGGGTGCAAGGCAATCTCGACCCGCTCGTGCTGCTTTCCGAGCCGGACGAGATTCGCCGCCGCGCAAAAGACGTTCTCGACCAGGCGGCTGGGCGGCCGGGGCATATCTTCAACCTGGGGCACGGCGTGATGCCTCAGACGCCCGTTGAGAATGTGATCGCGCTCGTCGAGGCTGTGCATGAGCTCGGGGCGCGTCGCCGGGGATGA